One genomic segment of Nitratidesulfovibrio sp. includes these proteins:
- the qrcA gene encoding menaquinone reductase multiheme cytochrome c subunit QrcA produces the protein MEDRQLNSSGCAKDGGKCCGGGITPFLVGLVVSLIFGWWVFPDMIYSKKEQPIRFSHKVHMESAGMECKQCHVLREDGTFAGLPSTASCADCHSDVMGSDPEEARFVNEYVKTGKEVKWLVYQIQPDNVFFSHAAHSLDGCNQCHDFKESELCAQCHPDVANSDSAPTHFENKLTGYSKQTMKMWQCERCHANENHYGVTSANNACFVCHK, from the coding sequence ATGGAGGACAGGCAGTTAAACAGTTCAGGCTGCGCGAAGGATGGCGGGAAGTGCTGCGGCGGCGGCATCACACCGTTCCTCGTGGGCTTGGTCGTGTCGCTCATCTTCGGCTGGTGGGTGTTTCCGGACATGATCTACAGCAAGAAGGAACAACCGATACGCTTCAGCCACAAGGTGCACATGGAAAGCGCGGGCATGGAATGCAAGCAGTGTCACGTGCTGCGTGAGGACGGGACCTTCGCGGGTCTGCCCTCCACGGCAAGCTGTGCCGACTGCCATTCCGACGTCATGGGTTCCGACCCCGAGGAAGCCCGCTTCGTCAACGAATACGTGAAAACCGGCAAGGAAGTTAAGTGGCTGGTCTACCAGATCCAGCCCGACAACGTCTTCTTCAGCCATGCCGCCCATTCCCTTGACGGCTGCAACCAGTGTCATGACTTCAAGGAGTCGGAACTGTGCGCCCAGTGCCACCCCGACGTGGCCAACTCCGACAGCGCACCGACCCACTTCGAGAACAAGCTGACCGGTTACAGCAAGCAAACCATGAAGATGTGGCAATGCGAACGCTGTCACGCCAATGAGAACCACTACGGCGTGACGAGTGCAAACAATGCCTGCTTCGTCTGCCACAAGTAA
- the qrcB gene encoding menaquinone reductase molybdopterin-binding-like subunit QrcB, whose product MALDRRGFLKFIGGATAGILATPVVWKSLDDVSIWTQNWSWIPRNIDGANSYVPTVSKLCPSSVGVRVRLVDGRPVRVLTNNDHPLGGGLSSIAAAEVQLLYSPSRMKRPLKRTADGAYVGITWEEAEAMLVEGLKKAKGGDKLAVISGDETGTINELFTALAAEMGSKSCFLMPGEAQSAAKAWELMGGDGQVGYDIEKSDYVLAIGANVLETWGTVIRNRHAFRAGRPHGEAPSVRFAYAGPVQNNTAAAADTWLAIRPGTEAVLALGLANLLIKAGATSPAADFGDFKALAARFTPEQVAAQTGVDAKRLAAVAQELAKAKRPLVIAGSEFGQGGGAAPVLAGLALNALLGSMNREGGIRALPYARKVVSAAMDRKALLQNDLVAWLGKVASGKSAAPQAVVFYEANPVYALPQADTIKATLAKVPFKVAFTSFLDETAMACDLVLPVPMGLERFDDVDTPYGCGQVVYALAVPALAPLVDARPAGDVVIGVAKKLGADLGVAAFADALKAKAEARGASFTEPSATNAHVSNAVLPVNGIALRADVLSKALDVKAPAFPVALAPVAKLNVGTSKTATPPFNTKTVRRWEIQGTELYVMMNGATAAKLGLRMHDRIELSNPAGKFTARVNLFEGVINDTVAVPAGHGHTAFDEFSKGKGENVMRLLAAGAEPGTGLSVWNSAGVNIAKA is encoded by the coding sequence ATGGCTCTGGACAGAAGAGGTTTCCTGAAGTTCATCGGCGGCGCCACCGCGGGCATTCTCGCCACCCCCGTCGTCTGGAAAAGCCTGGACGACGTATCCATCTGGACGCAGAACTGGTCGTGGATTCCCCGTAACATCGACGGCGCCAATTCGTACGTGCCCACCGTCAGCAAGCTGTGTCCGTCCAGTGTGGGCGTACGGGTGCGGCTGGTGGACGGCCGCCCGGTGCGCGTGCTGACCAACAACGATCATCCCCTCGGCGGCGGGCTTTCGTCCATCGCCGCGGCGGAAGTGCAACTGCTGTACAGCCCCTCGCGCATGAAGCGCCCGCTGAAGCGGACTGCCGACGGCGCGTATGTGGGCATCACCTGGGAAGAGGCCGAAGCCATGCTGGTGGAAGGCCTGAAAAAGGCCAAGGGCGGCGACAAGCTTGCCGTCATCTCCGGCGACGAAACCGGCACCATCAACGAACTGTTCACGGCGCTTGCCGCCGAGATGGGTTCGAAGTCCTGCTTCCTGATGCCCGGCGAGGCCCAGTCCGCCGCCAAGGCATGGGAACTGATGGGCGGCGACGGCCAGGTGGGTTACGACATCGAAAAGAGCGACTACGTGCTCGCCATCGGGGCCAACGTGCTTGAAACCTGGGGCACGGTGATCCGCAATCGCCACGCCTTCAGGGCTGGCCGTCCCCATGGTGAAGCGCCGTCCGTGCGCTTTGCCTACGCTGGCCCGGTGCAGAACAACACCGCCGCCGCCGCAGACACCTGGCTGGCCATCCGCCCCGGCACCGAAGCGGTGCTGGCGCTGGGCCTGGCCAACCTGCTGATCAAGGCGGGGGCCACCAGCCCCGCCGCCGACTTCGGCGACTTCAAGGCCCTGGCCGCCAGGTTCACCCCCGAACAGGTGGCGGCGCAGACCGGCGTGGACGCCAAGCGTCTTGCCGCCGTGGCCCAGGAACTGGCCAAGGCCAAGCGCCCGCTGGTCATCGCCGGGTCCGAGTTCGGTCAGGGCGGCGGCGCGGCCCCCGTGCTGGCCGGCCTTGCCCTGAACGCGCTGCTGGGCTCCATGAACCGCGAAGGTGGCATCCGCGCCCTGCCTTACGCCCGCAAGGTGGTCTCTGCCGCCATGGACCGCAAGGCCCTGTTGCAGAACGACCTGGTGGCGTGGCTCGGCAAGGTGGCTTCCGGCAAGTCCGCCGCCCCGCAGGCGGTGGTCTTCTACGAAGCCAACCCCGTCTACGCGCTGCCCCAGGCCGACACCATCAAGGCCACGCTAGCCAAGGTGCCCTTCAAGGTGGCCTTCACCAGCTTCCTCGATGAAACCGCCATGGCCTGCGACCTCGTGCTGCCGGTGCCCATGGGTCTTGAACGCTTCGATGATGTGGACACGCCCTACGGCTGCGGCCAGGTGGTCTACGCCCTTGCCGTGCCCGCGCTGGCGCCCCTGGTGGACGCCCGTCCGGCTGGCGACGTGGTCATCGGCGTGGCGAAGAAGCTGGGCGCCGACCTTGGCGTTGCCGCCTTTGCCGACGCCCTGAAGGCCAAGGCGGAAGCCCGCGGCGCGAGCTTCACCGAACCTTCGGCCACCAATGCGCACGTCAGCAACGCGGTGCTGCCGGTCAACGGCATCGCACTGCGCGCCGACGTACTTTCCAAGGCCCTTGACGTGAAGGCCCCGGCCTTCCCCGTCGCCCTCGCCCCGGTCGCCAAGCTGAACGTTGGCACCAGCAAGACCGCCACCCCGCCCTTCAACACAAAGACCGTACGGCGCTGGGAAATCCAGGGCACGGAACTCTACGTGATGATGAACGGGGCCACGGCCGCCAAGCTGGGCCTGCGGATGCACGACCGCATCGAGCTCTCGAACCCCGCCGGCAAGTTCACGGCGCGGGTGAACCTGTTCGAAGGCGTCATCAATGACACCGTGGCCGTGCCCGCCGGGCACGGGCACACCGCCTTCGACGAGTTCAGCAAGGGCAAGGGCGAAAACGTCATGCGCCTGCTCGCAGCTGGTGCGGAACCCGGCACGGGCCTTTCGGTCTGGAACAGCGCCGGCGTAAACATCGCCAAAGCATAA
- the qrcC gene encoding menaquinone reductase iron-sulfur cluster-binding subunit QrcC, giving the protein MSSFKEFKIKWGMAIDLDKCTGCGACMVACQAENNIAPQPDASNKLKSLNWLVVYELTNGKPFPEHEVAYLPRPCMQCGKPSCVSVCPVIATDKNEEGGIVSQVYPRCIGCRYCMASCPYHARYFNWFDPTWPEGMDKTLTPDVSVRPRGVVEKCSFCHHRFMQAKDKARVEGRDPNALNDGDYITSCTEACPNGAIVFGDVNNPAHKVHELVKSKYAFRLLERLGTEPQVYYLSRREWVRRLGDNYLENEKVKG; this is encoded by the coding sequence ATGTCCTCATTCAAGGAATTCAAGATCAAGTGGGGAATGGCCATCGACCTGGACAAATGTACGGGTTGCGGCGCGTGCATGGTCGCCTGCCAGGCCGAGAACAACATCGCCCCCCAGCCGGACGCCAGCAACAAGCTGAAGTCGCTTAACTGGCTGGTCGTATACGAACTGACCAACGGCAAGCCCTTCCCCGAGCATGAAGTGGCCTACCTGCCCCGTCCCTGCATGCAGTGCGGCAAGCCCTCGTGCGTGTCGGTGTGCCCCGTCATCGCCACCGACAAGAACGAGGAAGGCGGCATCGTCAGCCAGGTCTACCCCCGGTGCATCGGGTGCCGGTACTGCATGGCCTCGTGTCCCTACCATGCCCGGTACTTCAACTGGTTCGACCCGACCTGGCCCGAAGGCATGGACAAGACCCTGACCCCCGACGTGTCGGTGCGTCCGCGCGGCGTGGTGGAAAAGTGCTCGTTCTGCCACCACCGCTTCATGCAGGCCAAGGACAAGGCCCGCGTGGAAGGTCGTGACCCCAACGCCCTCAATGACGGCGACTACATCACCTCGTGCACCGAGGCCTGCCCCAACGGGGCCATCGTGTTCGGCGACGTGAACAACCCCGCGCACAAGGTGCACGAACTCGTGAAGAGCAAGTACGCCTTCCGGCTGCTGGAGCGCCTGGGCACCGAGCCCCAGGTTTACTACCTCAGCCGCCGCGAGTGGGTGCGGCGTCTTGGCGACAACTATCTCGAAAACGAAAAGGTCAAAGGGTAG
- the rfbC gene encoding dTDP-4-dehydrorhamnose 3,5-epimerase — MQTIETGIPGLLLLEPRVFRDERGFFLETYRRELFETLGVSAGFVQDNHARSEQPGVLRGLHFQLPPATQAKLVWVSRGSVYDVAVDLRVGSPTYGQWYGCELSERNFLRLFMPRGFAHGYMTLEPGTEFQYKVDAYYAPEHDAGIAWDDPDLGIAWPDIAPALPILSDKDRRLPRLRDFQSPFTFEPAPPAKADA, encoded by the coding sequence GTGCAGACCATCGAAACCGGCATTCCCGGCCTGCTCCTTCTTGAGCCGCGCGTATTCCGCGACGAGCGCGGCTTCTTTCTCGAAACCTACCGCCGCGAACTGTTCGAGACACTGGGCGTGTCCGCCGGATTCGTGCAGGACAACCACGCCCGGTCGGAACAGCCCGGCGTGCTGCGCGGCCTGCATTTCCAACTCCCCCCCGCCACCCAGGCCAAACTGGTTTGGGTCAGCCGCGGTTCCGTATACGACGTGGCCGTGGACCTGCGGGTCGGCTCGCCCACCTACGGCCAGTGGTACGGCTGCGAACTGAGCGAGCGCAATTTCCTGCGGCTGTTCATGCCGCGCGGTTTCGCCCACGGGTACATGACCCTGGAGCCGGGCACCGAGTTCCAGTACAAGGTCGATGCCTACTACGCGCCGGAGCACGACGCGGGCATCGCCTGGGACGACCCGGACCTGGGCATTGCCTGGCCGGACATCGCTCCCGCTCTCCCCATCCTCTCGGACAAGGACCGCCGCCTGCCCCGGCTGCGCGATTTCCAGTCGCCGTTCACCTTCGAACCCGCCCCCCCGGCAAAGGCCGATGCATGA
- a CDS encoding amino acid ABC transporter permease — translation MLHLRMENSRHGRDRSAPPHATGRRPSCDVPGTTPQAPTVPPPIPPAPQSLPVPGGHALRAVLGDVARYCALMGALVWITLRGTAASGYDWQWHRLWRHLFATAEDGGVHAGPLLDGLGVTLQVVAASLALAVLAGLLAALLRQSGSRVGRGLAVVYVETVRNTPLLIQLFVVYFVLAPVLGLGRFAAGVLALSLFEGAYIAEILRAGILSVPTGQWEAARSLGMDVPGTYMEVVLPQATRTALPPLTGQLVSLVKDSSLVSTIALHDLAMQAQAVAADTFLVFEVWFLVAGMYLALTLSLSALAQLLERRLRYEF, via the coding sequence ATGCTGCACCTCAGAATGGAAAATTCCCGACATGGCCGGGACCGCTCGGCCCCACCACATGCAACGGGGCGCCGCCCTTCCTGCGATGTGCCCGGCACCACGCCGCAGGCCCCAACGGTCCCTCCACCGATCCCTCCTGCCCCGCAATCCCTGCCGGTCCCTGGGGGCCACGCCCTGCGGGCCGTGCTTGGGGATGTGGCCCGGTACTGCGCCCTGATGGGGGCGCTGGTGTGGATAACCCTGCGCGGCACGGCCGCATCGGGGTATGATTGGCAATGGCACCGGTTGTGGCGGCATCTGTTCGCGACGGCAGAAGACGGCGGAGTGCACGCCGGACCGCTGCTGGACGGGCTTGGCGTGACGTTGCAGGTGGTGGCGGCCAGTCTTGCCCTGGCGGTACTGGCCGGGCTGCTGGCCGCGCTGCTGCGCCAGTCCGGCTCGCGCGTGGGGCGTGGGCTGGCCGTGGTCTATGTGGAAACGGTGCGCAACACCCCGCTGCTCATCCAGCTGTTCGTGGTCTATTTCGTATTGGCGCCGGTGCTGGGCCTGGGCCGCTTTGCGGCCGGAGTGCTGGCCCTTTCGCTGTTCGAGGGGGCATACATCGCCGAAATCCTGCGGGCGGGCATCCTTTCCGTACCCACGGGGCAATGGGAAGCCGCGCGCAGCCTTGGCATGGACGTCCCCGGAACCTATATGGAGGTGGTGCTGCCCCAGGCGACCCGCACCGCCCTGCCCCCCCTGACCGGGCAACTGGTCTCCCTGGTCAAGGATTCGTCCCTGGTCAGCACCATCGCCCTGCACGACCTGGCCATGCAGGCCCAGGCGGTGGCCGCCGACACGTTCCTGGTGTTCGAGGTCTGGTTTCTCGTGGCGGGCATGTACCTTGCCCTCACACTGTCCCTTTCGGCCCTGGCGCAGTTGCTGGAACGGCGCCTGCGCTACGAATTCTGA
- a CDS encoding ATP-binding protein, whose product MVFEDAGTAREAALEAEIARLRAERDAARAAERTLRDILTSIPDLLTVHDRAEQVVFSNWQGDNVRWETQGGDQHGRSCFGCYFRGEKSCDACQIAEVFDTGRQKVIELYNPDLRTFRSITVFPVRNATGQVAMVAEYVRDVTETRRMERELRVAKEAAEAADKAKSEFLASMSHEIRTPMNGVLGMLDLALDTPLDEEQREYLEAAQNSAESLLALINDILDFSKIEAGMVELDSQVFRLRKRLSTLHTMFVHRAEEKGLGFAFLVPEDVPDGLVGDPMRLRQVLVNLLDNALKFTEQGRVSLALRVVETTPESTLLEFSVTDSGPGILDKHREHIFERFVQADGSLSRRHKGTGLGLAICKRLALLMGGDIRVDSTPGQGSTFHFTARFDAARLEGEEAARAPVQTPEPECRARILVAEDHPMNLMFIEKFLQKQGYEVQSVTDGSEVVPALRKQEFDLVLMDIAMPVMDGMEATRMVRKAQGMATSSGVPIIAMTAHAMKGDREQFLAAGMDDYIGKPINSDNLRSLLLKHIQKCRRGGAAGTGAG is encoded by the coding sequence ATGGTGTTCGAAGATGCCGGAACGGCACGCGAGGCCGCGCTGGAAGCGGAAATTGCGCGGTTGCGGGCCGAACGTGACGCCGCGCGTGCGGCCGAGCGCACCCTGCGCGACATCCTGACTTCGATTCCCGATCTGCTGACCGTGCACGACCGGGCGGAACAGGTGGTGTTCAGCAACTGGCAGGGCGATAACGTGCGCTGGGAAACGCAAGGCGGCGACCAGCACGGCAGAAGCTGCTTCGGTTGCTACTTCCGTGGCGAAAAATCTTGCGATGCCTGTCAGATAGCGGAAGTTTTCGATACCGGGCGCCAGAAGGTCATCGAACTGTACAATCCCGATTTGCGCACCTTTCGGTCCATCACCGTGTTTCCGGTGCGCAACGCCACCGGGCAGGTGGCCATGGTTGCGGAATACGTGCGCGACGTGACCGAAACCCGCCGCATGGAGCGCGAACTGCGCGTGGCCAAGGAGGCCGCCGAGGCGGCGGACAAGGCCAAGAGCGAGTTTCTGGCCTCCATGAGCCACGAGATACGCACCCCCATGAACGGCGTGCTCGGCATGCTGGACCTTGCGCTGGACACCCCGCTGGACGAGGAACAGCGCGAATACCTGGAGGCGGCGCAGAATTCCGCCGAATCGCTGCTGGCGCTGATCAACGACATCCTCGACTTTTCCAAGATCGAGGCGGGCATGGTGGAACTGGACAGCCAGGTTTTCCGCCTGCGCAAGCGCCTGTCCACCCTGCACACCATGTTCGTGCACCGGGCCGAGGAAAAGGGGCTGGGCTTTGCCTTCCTGGTGCCGGAAGACGTGCCCGACGGCCTGGTGGGCGACCCCATGCGGCTGCGCCAGGTGCTGGTGAACCTGCTGGACAACGCCCTGAAGTTTACCGAGCAGGGGCGCGTTTCGCTTGCCTTGCGCGTCGTGGAAACCACGCCGGAATCGACGCTGCTGGAATTCTCCGTCACCGATTCCGGCCCCGGCATTCTGGACAAGCACCGCGAACATATCTTCGAGCGGTTCGTGCAGGCGGATGGATCGTTGTCGCGCCGCCATAAGGGCACGGGCCTGGGGCTGGCCATCTGCAAGCGCCTGGCGCTGCTGATGGGCGGGGACATCCGCGTGGACAGCACGCCGGGGCAGGGCAGCACCTTCCACTTCACGGCCCGCTTCGATGCGGCGCGCCTGGAAGGTGAAGAAGCCGCCCGCGCGCCGGTGCAGACGCCGGAGCCGGAGTGCCGGGCGCGCATCCTGGTGGCGGAAGATCACCCCATGAACCTGATGTTCATCGAGAAGTTTCTGCAAAAGCAGGGCTACGAGGTGCAGTCCGTGACGGACGGCAGCGAAGTGGTGCCCGCATTGCGCAAGCAGGAATTCGACCTGGTGCTGATGGACATCGCCATGCCGGTCATGGACGGCATGGAGGCCACGCGCATGGTGCGCAAGGCCCAGGGCATGGCCACCAGCAGCGGCGTGCCCATCATCGCCATGACTGCCCATGCCATGAAGGGCGACCGCGAGCAGTTTCTGGCGGCGGGCATGGACGACTACATCGGCAAGCCCATCAATTCCGACAACCTGCGCAGCCTGTTGCTGAAGCACATCCAGAAGTGTCGCCGGGGCGGGGCCGCAGGCACCGGGGCCGGGTAG
- a CDS encoding YnfA family protein, which produces MPPDAAGGRVKTFLLYFATAIAEIAGCYLGYLWLKGGKTAWLLAPAAASLVVFAWLLTMHETAAGRVYAAYGGVYICVAIGWLWLVDGVRPTQWDMAGVLVALAGMGIIMFQPR; this is translated from the coding sequence ATGCCCCCGGACGCAGCGGGTGGCCGGGTGAAGACCTTTCTTCTGTATTTCGCCACGGCCATCGCGGAGATTGCAGGGTGCTACCTTGGGTACCTGTGGCTGAAGGGCGGCAAGACGGCGTGGCTGCTGGCCCCCGCCGCCGCCAGCCTTGTTGTGTTCGCATGGCTGCTGACCATGCACGAGACGGCGGCGGGGCGCGTGTACGCGGCGTACGGCGGCGTGTACATCTGCGTGGCCATCGGCTGGCTGTGGCTGGTGGACGGCGTGCGTCCCACGCAATGGGACATGGCCGGGGTCCTGGTGGCTCTGGCGGGCATGGGCATCATCATGTTTCAGCCGCGCTGA
- a CDS encoding mannose-1-phosphate guanylyltransferase/mannose-6-phosphate isomerase translates to MTISPVTAAHAPLERCHAIILAGGSGTRLWPLSRALFPKQLLALNGDLSLLQQTVRRVLSLFPPERVHIVTNEEHVFEVRAQARALDERLDTQVLAEPVGRNTLPAILLGLDAAMGGADTGGNTQPPLLAVFPSDHQLHDEARWGAAVTRGAGLAAEGWSVTFGVPPTTPETGYGYIRRGTPLPVAGDTAQGAAFAVDGFVEKPDLETARGFLREGMHFWNSGMFVFNGGVLLSAVERFQPTLAAWWTTRADTTLSPGIPLTHGYSTLPSISIDYGIMEHVERIAVVEADFGWDDLGSWEALYRLGAKDEHGCVIQGDTMALDCDDCLLLSRGGKLVAIGLSNVIAVQTRDATLICAKDQVQRVKDVVEKLKAEKSPLVDVHLTVRRPWGNYTVLDEGPGRKVKRIEVNPGARLSLQMHHHRSEHWVVAKGAALVQVGNEERTLTENEWVDIPKATLHRLTNPGRIPLELIEIQSGPYLGEDDIVRFDDVYGRRKEG, encoded by the coding sequence ATGACCATATCCCCCGTCACCGCAGCCCACGCCCCGCTCGAGCGCTGCCACGCCATCATCCTGGCGGGCGGCTCCGGCACCCGGCTGTGGCCCCTTTCGCGCGCGCTGTTTCCCAAGCAACTGCTAGCCCTGAACGGCGACCTTTCGCTGCTCCAGCAGACCGTGCGCCGCGTGCTCTCGCTGTTCCCGCCCGAGCGGGTGCACATCGTGACCAACGAGGAGCACGTGTTCGAGGTGCGGGCGCAGGCCCGCGCCCTGGACGAACGGCTGGACACCCAGGTGCTGGCCGAACCCGTGGGCCGCAACACCCTGCCCGCCATCCTGCTGGGGCTGGACGCGGCCATGGGCGGTGCGGATACCGGCGGCAACACCCAGCCCCCCCTGCTGGCGGTGTTCCCCTCTGATCACCAGCTGCACGACGAGGCCCGCTGGGGTGCCGCCGTCACGCGCGGGGCCGGCCTTGCCGCCGAAGGGTGGTCCGTCACCTTCGGGGTGCCACCCACCACGCCCGAGACGGGCTATGGCTACATTCGCCGGGGAACGCCCCTGCCGGTCGCCGGAGACACTGCGCAAGGCGCGGCCTTCGCCGTGGACGGCTTTGTGGAAAAGCCGGACCTGGAAACCGCGCGCGGCTTTCTGCGCGAAGGCATGCATTTCTGGAACAGCGGCATGTTCGTGTTCAACGGCGGCGTGCTGCTGTCCGCCGTGGAACGCTTTCAGCCGACACTTGCCGCCTGGTGGACCACCCGCGCGGACACCACCCTGTCCCCCGGCATCCCGCTGACCCACGGCTACTCCACCCTGCCGTCCATATCGATAGACTACGGCATCATGGAGCACGTGGAGCGCATCGCCGTGGTCGAGGCCGACTTCGGCTGGGACGACCTGGGCAGTTGGGAAGCGCTGTACCGCCTTGGCGCCAAGGACGAGCACGGCTGCGTGATCCAGGGCGACACCATGGCGCTGGACTGCGACGACTGCCTGCTGCTCTCGCGCGGGGGCAAACTGGTGGCCATCGGGCTTTCCAACGTCATCGCCGTGCAGACCCGCGACGCCACCCTCATCTGCGCCAAGGACCAGGTGCAGCGGGTGAAGGACGTGGTGGAAAAGCTGAAGGCCGAAAAGAGCCCGCTGGTGGACGTGCACCTTACCGTGCGCCGCCCCTGGGGCAACTACACGGTGCTCGACGAGGGGCCAGGGCGCAAGGTCAAGCGCATAGAGGTGAACCCCGGGGCGCGCCTGTCGCTGCAAATGCACCATCATCGCAGCGAGCACTGGGTGGTGGCAAAAGGTGCCGCGCTTGTGCAGGTTGGCAACGAGGAACGCACCCTGACCGAGAATGAATGGGTGGACATCCCGAAAGCGACGCTTCATCGGTTAACCAATCCGGGACGCATTCCTCTCGAACTCATTGAAATCCAAAGTGGTCCGTATCTTGGCGAAGACGACATCGTTCGCTTCGATGACGTGTACGGACGCCGCAAGGAGGGCTGA
- the qrcD gene encoding menaquinone reductase integral membrane subunit QrcD, giving the protein MDKNYDLPIDAALFPEGCTRCSLSKFLVWITAVMAVFGWGLYAAYRVLAEGLGVTGLDDYFGFGLWITFDLAVIALGAGAFFTGLLRYILNIDPLKNIINLTVIVGFLCYSGAMLVLVLDVGQPLRAWFGYWHANVHSMLTEVIFCITCYCLVLVIEYVPLILEQKQLNSNKLVHAIAHNFHLMMPLFAGIGAFLSTFHQGSLGGMYGVLFARPYVARDGFFIWPWTFFLYVLSAVGSGPVFTVLVCTIMEKMSGKQLVTWEIKSLMGKIAGTMLTVYMVFKLADTWAWANDILPRSGLTFDQVFYGWIYGKWLLWAELFACGVLPAIILIIPSTRNNRTLFYTAAILDCIGVTINRYVMTVQALAAPVMPFDGWETYAPNWAEWGASAMIMAYAALILSLSYRYLPVFPQEVKLNK; this is encoded by the coding sequence ATGGATAAGAACTACGACCTTCCCATCGACGCCGCGCTGTTCCCCGAAGGCTGCACGCGCTGCTCGCTGTCCAAGTTCCTGGTCTGGATCACGGCCGTCATGGCCGTGTTCGGGTGGGGCCTGTACGCCGCGTACCGGGTGCTGGCCGAAGGCCTTGGCGTGACCGGGCTGGACGACTACTTCGGGTTCGGGCTGTGGATCACCTTCGACCTTGCGGTCATCGCCCTTGGCGCCGGTGCGTTCTTCACGGGCCTCTTGCGCTACATCCTGAACATCGATCCGCTGAAGAACATCATCAACCTCACGGTCATCGTGGGCTTCCTGTGCTACTCGGGCGCCATGCTGGTCCTGGTGCTCGACGTCGGCCAGCCGCTGCGCGCATGGTTCGGCTACTGGCACGCCAACGTGCACTCCATGCTGACGGAAGTGATCTTCTGCATCACCTGCTACTGCCTCGTGCTGGTCATCGAGTACGTACCGCTGATCCTTGAGCAGAAGCAGCTGAACAGCAACAAGCTGGTGCATGCCATCGCCCACAACTTCCACCTGATGATGCCGCTCTTCGCCGGTATCGGCGCCTTCCTGTCCACGTTCCACCAGGGGTCGCTGGGCGGCATGTACGGCGTGCTCTTTGCCCGCCCGTACGTGGCGCGCGACGGCTTCTTCATCTGGCCCTGGACCTTCTTCCTGTATGTCCTTTCCGCCGTGGGCTCCGGGCCGGTGTTCACCGTGCTCGTGTGCACCATCATGGAAAAGATGAGCGGCAAGCAGTTGGTCACCTGGGAAATCAAGAGCCTGATGGGCAAGATCGCCGGCACCATGCTGACCGTGTACATGGTCTTCAAGCTGGCGGACACCTGGGCGTGGGCCAACGACATCCTGCCCCGCTCCGGCCTGACCTTCGACCAGGTCTTCTACGGCTGGATCTACGGCAAGTGGCTGCTGTGGGCGGAACTGTTCGCCTGCGGCGTACTGCCCGCCATCATCCTGATCATCCCGTCCACGCGCAACAACCGCACGCTGTTCTACACGGCGGCGATCCTTGACTGCATTGGGGTGACCATCAACCGCTACGTCATGACCGTGCAGGCCCTGGCCGCGCCGGTGATGCCCTTCGACGGCTGGGAAACCTACGCCCCCAACTGGGCGGAGTGGGGCGCCAGCGCCATGATCATGGCCTACGCGGCCCTGATCCTCAGCCTGTCGTACCGCTACCTGCCGGTGTTCCCGCAGGAAGTGAAGCTGAACAAGTAG